From Alphaproteobacteria bacterium, one genomic window encodes:
- the yacG gene encoding DNA gyrase inhibitor YacG has protein sequence MAKSKTKSSKSCPICGQSAAAAHAPFCSKRCADVDLGRWLGEVYAIPAVESEQTDDEE, from the coding sequence ATGGCTAAATCCAAAACAAAATCATCAAAAAGTTGCCCTATCTGTGGCCAATCGGCGGCGGCGGCGCATGCGCCGTTCTGTTCCAAGCGTTGTGCCGATGTTGACTTGGGACGCTGGCTGGGTGAGGTATATGCAATTCCCGCCGTAGAGTCGGAACAAACAGATGATGAAGAATAA
- the maf gene encoding septum formation protein Maf — MELNYNGNPIYSMLILASASPRRLQLLQQIGVKPDLVVPAQIDESPENGERPATYARRMAKEKAQEVQKLHPKAFILSADTVVVCGNQILPKAEDIATAEYCLKKLSGRRHTVLGGVCLLHPDGKISLDIATTKLKFRRLQPQEIKQYLDGKEWHGKAGGYAIQGSAAGFIPWINGCYNNVVGLPLAHIYPWLQHAGLVK, encoded by the coding sequence ATGGAATTAAACTATAACGGTAACCCCATATACTCAATGCTGATTCTTGCTTCCGCCAGTCCAAGACGCCTGCAATTGTTGCAGCAAATAGGGGTTAAACCCGATCTTGTGGTGCCTGCACAAATTGACGAATCCCCCGAGAATGGGGAGCGGCCAGCCACATATGCCAGGCGCATGGCCAAGGAAAAGGCACAAGAAGTTCAAAAACTCCATCCCAAAGCGTTTATTTTATCAGCGGATACAGTGGTGGTTTGCGGCAATCAAATATTGCCTAAGGCGGAGGATATAGCGACCGCGGAGTATTGCTTGAAGAAATTATCTGGCCGCCGTCACACCGTATTGGGCGGAGTTTGCTTATTGCATCCAGATGGAAAGATAAGTTTGGATATAGCAACCACAAAATTGAAATTCAGACGCTTGCAGCCGCAGGAAATAAAGCAATACCTAGACGGTAAAGAATGGCATGGAAAGGCTGGTGGATACGCTATTCAGGGTAGTGCAGCAGGATTTATTCCTTGGATTAACGGGTGTTATAACAACGTTGTGGGCTTGCCGTTGGCACACATTTATCCATGGTTACAGCATGCGGGATTGGTGAAATAA
- a CDS encoding translation initiation factor IF-1, translated as MAKEEPIEFQGTVTEILPSAMYRVKLDNGHDILAHASGKMRKNRIRVLLEDRVTIEMTPYDLTKGRITFRHKPGSSGGPTGSVQ; from the coding sequence ATGGCAAAAGAAGAGCCAATTGAGTTTCAAGGAACTGTAACCGAAATTTTGCCCAGCGCTATGTACCGGGTGAAGCTGGACAATGGTCACGATATTTTGGCGCATGCTTCAGGTAAAATGCGCAAAAATAGAATTCGCGTTTTATTAGAGGATCGCGTTACGATTGAAATGACGCCCTATGATTTAACCAAAGGGCGCATTACTTTCCGTCACAAACCGGGTAGCAGTGGCGGTCCAACCGGTTCCGTTCAATAG
- a CDS encoding low molecular weight phosphatase family protein has product MAQPKSVLFACNKNSIRSPIAAALVRQKLEGNVQADACGIEKDELNPFAFGVCEEVGLNLIPHFAKTFEDVDVSQYDLVIALSQEAAGMARAKIAELSNHRPELEFWFVEDPSREEGTRQQIMMAFRACRDDLEKRIKSRFFYALPKY; this is encoded by the coding sequence ATGGCCCAACCAAAATCTGTATTGTTTGCTTGTAATAAAAACTCGATTCGCTCTCCAATTGCGGCTGCATTAGTGCGCCAGAAATTGGAAGGGAATGTACAAGCCGATGCTTGCGGAATTGAGAAAGATGAATTAAATCCATTTGCTTTTGGGGTTTGTGAAGAAGTTGGACTGAACCTAATCCCACATTTTGCCAAGACTTTTGAAGATGTTGATGTATCGCAATATGATCTTGTGATCGCGCTGTCTCAAGAAGCTGCGGGAATGGCCCGTGCAAAAATTGCGGAATTATCCAATCACAGGCCAGAGTTAGAATTCTGGTTTGTTGAAGACCCAAGCCGGGAAGAAGGCACTAGACAGCAAATTATGATGGCTTTTCGGGCCTGCCGGGATGATCTGGAAAAACGTATCAAGTCACGCTTCTTTTATGCCCTTCCTAAATATTAA
- a CDS encoding DUF2948 family protein — translation MTETTNNDTILKLRVEDVEDLSVVAMLLQDALVPVVDMAFLPSPSTNTHQFALIASRFCWEKSCQNIDKTHSAARRHTAFVIGNVKSVQYKGIDREDKNLILSLLTIFADNEKNISLFFAGDGVVKIEIDCLSCVLQDMAEPWPTKFVPSHKIA, via the coding sequence ATGACAGAAACAACCAATAACGATACCATTCTTAAACTTCGCGTCGAGGATGTGGAAGACTTATCGGTGGTTGCAATGTTGTTGCAGGATGCTCTGGTTCCTGTGGTTGATATGGCTTTTTTGCCTTCTCCCAGTACCAACACTCATCAATTTGCTCTAATCGCAAGCCGGTTTTGCTGGGAAAAATCCTGCCAGAATATAGATAAAACTCATTCCGCAGCCCGTAGACATACGGCCTTTGTTATTGGCAATGTAAAATCGGTACAATACAAAGGAATTGATAGAGAGGATAAGAACCTGATCTTATCCTTGCTGACTATTTTCGCGGATAATGAAAAAAACATTTCATTATTTTTTGCGGGTGACGGTGTAGTAAAAATTGAAATTGATTGTCTTTCTTGTGTATTGCAAGACATGGCAGAGCCATGGCCAACTAAATTTGTACCCAGCCATAAGATCGCATAA
- the murA gene encoding UDP-N-acetylglucosamine 1-carboxyvinyltransferase, with protein MDKIRIIGGKELHGTVKISGAKNATLPLMTACLLSEQPLTLTNVPHLADVTTMATLLASLGVVIGMDGSETNDNGHHGRVLSLDAGNIAFTKADYELVRKMRASVLVLGPLLARCGKAMVSLPGGCAIGTRPVDLHIQAMEALGAKIELQDGYMHANAPNGLIGSEIEFPFVSVGATENALMAASLAKGRTIIHNAAREPEITDLVRCLNAMGAKIFGVNSDTLIIDGVSKLHKAIHNICADRIEAGTYAVAAAICGGELTLQGINESDIEALVSKLKDCGVKITASNNNITVKKDGHIKATHITTAPFPGFPTDLQAQMMTLMTLAEGESEITETIFENRFMHVPELMRMGADIKVDGSKAIVKGVKQLKGAQVMATDLRASVSLVLAGLAANGETVVNRIYHLDRGYEHLEEKLSACGASIERIRG; from the coding sequence ATGGATAAAATACGTATTATCGGTGGGAAAGAATTGCATGGTACTGTAAAAATCAGCGGTGCTAAGAATGCAACTTTGCCGCTGATGACTGCTTGCTTATTATCAGAGCAGCCCTTGACACTTACCAATGTTCCGCATTTGGCGGACGTCACAACCATGGCTACATTGCTGGCTTCTCTGGGCGTTGTCATTGGCATGGATGGCAGCGAAACCAATGATAACGGCCACCATGGTAGAGTGCTAAGTTTAGACGCCGGCAACATTGCCTTTACTAAGGCGGACTACGAACTGGTGCGTAAAATGCGCGCCAGTGTTTTAGTTCTTGGTCCTTTATTGGCACGCTGTGGTAAGGCAATGGTTTCTTTGCCTGGTGGTTGTGCGATTGGAACCCGTCCAGTGGATCTTCACATTCAAGCGATGGAAGCTTTAGGCGCTAAGATTGAGTTACAAGACGGGTATATGCACGCAAATGCTCCGAACGGTTTGATTGGTTCTGAAATAGAATTTCCCTTTGTATCAGTAGGTGCAACAGAAAACGCATTAATGGCCGCAAGTTTGGCCAAAGGCCGCACTATTATTCATAATGCGGCGCGTGAACCGGAAATAACCGATTTGGTTAGATGTTTGAATGCTATGGGTGCCAAGATCTTTGGTGTTAATTCTGATACATTAATTATCGATGGTGTTTCCAAATTACATAAGGCCATTCATAATATTTGTGCGGATCGTATTGAAGCTGGCACTTATGCTGTTGCGGCGGCAATTTGCGGTGGCGAATTAACGCTGCAAGGAATCAATGAATCCGATATAGAGGCCTTGGTATCCAAATTAAAAGATTGCGGCGTAAAAATTACGGCTTCCAACAATAACATTACAGTCAAGAAAGATGGCCATATAAAAGCAACGCATATAACCACTGCACCATTTCCTGGGTTTCCAACGGATCTGCAGGCGCAAATGATGACGCTGATGACTTTGGCCGAGGGTGAGTCCGAGATTACTGAAACTATTTTTGAAAATCGCTTCATGCATGTTCCAGAATTAATGCGCATGGGTGCAGATATCAAAGTCGATGGTTCCAAGGCTATTGTAAAAGGCGTTAAACAATTAAAAGGGGCGCAAGTAATGGCCACCGACTTACGCGCTTCGGTATCCTTGGTTCTTGCGGGACTTGCCGCAAATGGTGAAACGGTCGTGAATCGCATTTATCATCTAGACCGCGGTTATGAGCATCTGGAAGAAAAACTGTCAGCCTGCGGCGCGAGTATTGAGCGGATCAGAGGTTGA
- a CDS encoding dCTP deaminase, whose amino-acid sequence MSILSDASIRRLATQQKMIEPFVEAQKREGMISYGLSSYGYDARIAPEFKIFTNLESAVVDPKDFSPSSFVDKNTNICTIPPNSFALGRTIEYFRIPRDVLVVCLGKSTYARCGIIVNVTPLEPEWEGHVTIEISNTTPLPAKIYANEGICQFLFFQGDKPCEISYKDRSGKYMKQQGVTLPKL is encoded by the coding sequence ATGTCGATTTTATCCGATGCCAGCATCCGTCGCTTGGCGACTCAGCAAAAAATGATTGAACCGTTTGTAGAGGCGCAAAAACGCGAGGGTATGATATCTTATGGTTTGTCATCTTATGGATACGATGCGCGCATTGCCCCAGAATTTAAAATTTTTACCAATTTAGAATCGGCTGTGGTCGATCCAAAAGATTTTTCGCCTAGCAGCTTTGTCGATAAAAATACCAATATTTGCACTATTCCTCCAAATTCTTTTGCGTTGGGAAGGACCATTGAATATTTCCGCATTCCGCGCGATGTGCTGGTGGTCTGCCTTGGTAAAAGTACGTATGCGCGGTGCGGTATCATTGTGAACGTCACGCCTCTAGAGCCAGAATGGGAAGGGCATGTGACTATTGAGATTTCTAATACTACTCCATTACCGGCCAAAATTTATGCCAATGAAGGTATTTGCCAATTTTTGTTTTTCCAGGGCGATAAGCCGTGTGAAATTTCATACAAAGATCGTTCTGGAAAATATATGAAACAACAAGGCGTCACTTTGCCTAAACTATAG
- a CDS encoding N-acetyltransferase has protein sequence MRKILYGADSLVAKFAINLLQPDVDDFGPCSTIGIIDDDKLIAGVIFNHYYGTDIQATIASISPYWASRKILGKIFSYPFLQLQCQRITAQTRENNSEAIDFLKRLGFKQEGVLRQWYGNEAALVFGMIKSECIWINKN, from the coding sequence ATGCGGAAAATATTGTATGGAGCCGACAGTTTAGTCGCTAAATTTGCAATAAATCTATTGCAACCAGATGTCGACGATTTTGGCCCATGCAGCACTATTGGCATAATTGATGACGATAAATTAATTGCTGGAGTAATATTCAATCATTATTACGGCACAGATATTCAGGCAACTATTGCATCTATTTCGCCGTACTGGGCTAGTAGAAAAATTCTAGGAAAAATATTTTCATACCCATTCTTGCAGTTGCAATGTCAACGAATAACTGCGCAAACGCGGGAAAATAATAGTGAAGCTATAGATTTTTTAAAAAGATTAGGATTTAAGCAGGAAGGCGTATTGCGGCAATGGTATGGCAATGAAGCTGCACTAGTTTTCGGCATGATTAAGTCTGAATGTATTTGGATAAACAAAAACTAA
- a CDS encoding phage major capsid protein: MPISPNLSEIITTTLRNRSGALSDNVSKNNALLNRLREKGKMRPFAGGRTIVEELEYAENTTFRRYTGYEVLNIQPSDVFTAAEFDIRQAAVVVSISGLEMLQNSGEEAIIPLLEKRIDNAERTLINNISLDVYSDGTADSGKQIGGLQLLVADDPTTGTVGGINRASWSFWRNQVLDMSNAGLGAPSTSNIQTAMNRLYLACSRGNDAPDLIVADNNMFRFYWESLQAIQRVTSEKEANLGFTSLKFMNADVMFDGGLGGGAPANKMYFLNTNYIYFRPHKDRNFVPLEPDRFSMNQDAMVKLIAFAGNLTLSNASLQGVLIP, translated from the coding sequence ATGCCAATTTCTCCAAATCTATCGGAGATTATTACAACGACGTTGCGCAATCGCTCTGGGGCTTTGTCCGACAACGTAAGCAAAAACAACGCATTGTTGAATCGCTTGCGTGAAAAAGGAAAAATGCGCCCCTTTGCAGGTGGCCGTACCATCGTTGAAGAATTAGAATACGCGGAAAATACCACTTTCCGCCGCTATACAGGTTACGAAGTATTAAATATCCAACCGTCCGATGTTTTTACGGCGGCGGAATTTGATATTCGTCAAGCAGCGGTTGTGGTCAGTATTTCTGGTCTCGAAATGCTGCAAAATAGCGGCGAAGAAGCGATTATTCCATTATTGGAAAAACGTATCGATAATGCTGAACGCACTTTGATTAACAACATCTCATTGGACGTTTATTCGGACGGCACAGCCGACAGCGGCAAACAAATCGGCGGCTTGCAATTGCTGGTCGCGGATGATCCGACTACCGGCACCGTCGGCGGTATCAACCGCGCTTCCTGGTCATTCTGGCGCAATCAAGTGTTGGATATGTCCAATGCCGGTTTGGGCGCCCCATCGACCAGCAATATTCAAACGGCGATGAACCGTTTGTATCTGGCTTGCTCGCGTGGCAATGACGCGCCTGATCTGATTGTGGCGGACAATAACATGTTTCGCTTTTATTGGGAAAGCTTGCAGGCGATTCAACGCGTCACCTCGGAAAAAGAAGCGAATTTGGGCTTTACCAGCCTGAAATTCATGAATGCCGATGTGATGTTCGATGGCGGCCTCGGTGGCGGCGCGCCGGCGAATAAAATGTATTTCTTAAACACGAATTACATTTATTTCCGTCCGCACAAAGATCGCAATTTTGTTCCGCTAGAACCGGATCGCTTCTCGATGAATCAAGATGCGATGGTAAAACTGATCGCTTTTGCAGGCAATTTGACTTTGTCGAATGCATCTCTGCAAGGCGTGTTGATTCCGTAA
- a CDS encoding terminase yields the protein MDLQQWQPQIGPQAAAIDAAFIAEELLFGGARGGGKTDFLLADFLVDVGSGYGADWRGVIFRKTYPECEELIARSREIYPVCCPGAEFHQQSKTWRFPDGATLKIRALENQYDADKFQGHSYTWIGWDELGNWPNAHAYHKLKACLRSAAPIAGKRIRATANPGGVGHHWIKTYFAIDRYPLGGRLIKGDTDSGARLFIKSRVFDNKILLAQDPNYILRLQKVGSKDLVRAWLDGNWDVIAGSFFPEWDNDVHVIAPFRVPDEWLRFLSFDWGSSSPFSVGWWTVVGEDHPIGKSLLPRGSLLRYREWYGADTQGYGLKLSAEEVASGIISRMPGMEKLAYAVADPSIFRVDGGPSIAERMGKKGLQFRPADNARIAGWDQMRARLKGEDLPMIYCFDACVDSIRTIPALEHSRTMPEDIDNKGEDHAADEWRYACMSRPYVRQSVTNSTIPAVTPVTWNDLHELDLKTRSAESKRI from the coding sequence ATGGATTTACAACAATGGCAGCCTCAGATAGGCCCCCAAGCCGCTGCGATCGATGCCGCCTTTATAGCGGAAGAACTGCTATTTGGCGGGGCTAGGGGTGGGGGGAAGACCGATTTTTTACTAGCGGATTTTTTGGTGGATGTGGGGTCAGGTTATGGTGCGGATTGGCGCGGGGTGATTTTTCGCAAAACCTATCCGGAGTGTGAAGAATTAATTGCACGCAGCCGGGAAATATATCCGGTTTGCTGTCCTGGCGCGGAATTTCATCAGCAAAGCAAGACTTGGCGATTTCCAGATGGGGCGACATTAAAAATTCGCGCGCTGGAAAATCAATATGACGCCGATAAATTTCAGGGCCATTCCTATACCTGGATCGGCTGGGATGAATTAGGCAATTGGCCCAACGCGCATGCGTATCATAAGTTAAAGGCGTGCCTGCGTTCTGCGGCACCCATTGCCGGCAAACGTATTCGGGCAACGGCGAATCCTGGTGGTGTTGGGCATCATTGGATCAAGACATATTTTGCGATTGATCGTTACCCCTTGGGCGGCAGGCTGATTAAAGGCGATACGGATTCCGGTGCGCGGCTGTTTATAAAAAGCCGGGTGTTCGATAATAAAATCTTGTTGGCGCAAGATCCGAACTATATTTTGCGCCTGCAAAAAGTAGGCAGCAAGGATTTGGTGCGTGCCTGGCTGGATGGCAATTGGGATGTCATCGCCGGATCGTTTTTTCCGGAATGGGACAATGATGTTCATGTCATCGCGCCATTTCGCGTGCCGGATGAATGGTTGCGATTTTTATCATTCGATTGGGGATCCAGCAGCCCATTTTCGGTGGGATGGTGGACGGTGGTGGGTGAAGATCATCCGATTGGCAAAAGTTTATTGCCGCGAGGATCGTTATTACGGTACCGCGAATGGTATGGCGCCGATACACAAGGATATGGATTAAAACTAAGTGCGGAAGAAGTGGCATCGGGAATTATATCGCGCATGCCGGGCATGGAAAAATTAGCCTATGCCGTCGCCGATCCCAGTATTTTTCGCGTTGATGGCGGCCCCAGCATTGCCGAACGCATGGGAAAAAAAGGTTTGCAATTCCGCCCGGCCGATAATGCCCGCATTGCGGGATGGGATCAAATGCGCGCCCGGTTAAAAGGCGAGGATTTACCAATGATTTATTGTTTTGATGCTTGTGTCGATTCGATTCGTACAATTCCGGCCTTGGAACATTCCCGCACTATGCCAGAAGATATCGATAATAAAGGGGAAGATCACGCCGCCGATGAATGGCGTTATGCGTGTATGAGCAGGCCTTATGTGCGGCAATCAGTAACCAATTCCACAATACCGGCGGTTACGCCGGTTACATGGAATGATTTGCATGAATTGGATTTGAAAACTAGATCAGCCGAATCAAAGCGAATTTAG